The following proteins are co-located in the Clostridiales bacterium genome:
- a CDS encoding sigma-54-dependent Fis family transcriptional regulator, whose amino-acid sequence MKSKVLVIDDEAMICKTLKAGLCDMGYSVETAFNKEDALRKAASFKPSLVLTDMRLGNDNGIELIDDIKRIDHDIEVIVMTAYSDIVSAVSAIKKGAFDYINKPFELDEIGIILERALENYKIKNKILILEKQNQCFEETMVGQSDLMKDVYEKIEILSQNDSVTVLILGETGTGKELVADAIHNHSIRGEFPILKINCSAIPGHLVESELFGFEKNAFTGAGMKKKGLLEIANGGTVFLDELGEIPLDIQAKLLRFLEERKFRRIGGLEDIEVDIRIITATNKDLGLAVKEKTFREDLYYRLNVVPITVPPLRDRGNDILLLAKYFLKKYNKTFKKEIKGFDGQAERVLLLYPWPGNIRELKNVIERIVLLTNDEWIAQKHLPLEIGRIGQAGSEDFADVPAETAKGDENSGSDTGSEGRFSLDYKLDAIEKGYLVKALEKHGGNQTKAAEELGVSRFALRRKMEKHNLLEN is encoded by the coding sequence ATGAAGAGTAAAGTATTGGTTATCGATGATGAAGCCATGATCTGTAAAACTTTAAAAGCAGGTCTCTGTGATATGGGGTATTCAGTGGAAACCGCATTCAATAAAGAGGACGCGCTGCGGAAGGCCGCATCCTTCAAGCCTAGTTTGGTTTTAACTGATATGAGACTTGGAAATGATAACGGAATTGAGCTCATCGATGATATCAAAAGGATCGATCATGATATTGAAGTCATCGTTATGACCGCTTACAGCGATATTGTCAGCGCAGTTTCAGCAATTAAAAAAGGGGCATTTGACTATATCAACAAGCCCTTTGAGCTTGATGAGATTGGTATTATTCTGGAACGAGCCTTGGAAAATTACAAAATTAAAAATAAAATCCTTATTTTAGAGAAACAAAACCAGTGCTTTGAAGAGACTATGGTTGGACAATCAGATCTCATGAAGGATGTCTATGAAAAAATCGAAATTCTGTCTCAGAATGACAGTGTTACGGTTTTGATTCTGGGTGAGACGGGAACAGGAAAGGAATTGGTTGCCGATGCCATCCATAACCACAGCATCAGGGGAGAATTTCCCATTCTTAAGATCAATTGCAGCGCGATTCCGGGACATCTTGTGGAGAGCGAACTGTTCGGTTTTGAGAAAAATGCGTTTACAGGAGCGGGAATGAAAAAAAAGGGTTTGCTGGAGATTGCCAATGGCGGAACGGTATTTCTCGATGAACTGGGCGAGATTCCCCTTGATATTCAAGCAAAGCTGCTGCGGTTTCTGGAGGAAAGAAAGTTTCGGAGAATTGGAGGGCTGGAAGATATTGAGGTCGATATCAGAATCATAACAGCAACCAACAAAGATCTGGGCCTGGCGGTGAAAGAAAAAACCTTCCGTGAGGATTTGTATTATCGTCTGAATGTGGTGCCGATTACGGTTCCCCCTCTGCGAGACAGAGGGAACGACATCTTGCTGCTTGCGAAATATTTTCTGAAAAAATATAATAAGACCTTTAAAAAAGAAATCAAAGGGTTTGACGGGCAGGCTGAGAGGGTGCTCCTTTTGTATCCCTGGCCGGGAAATATTCGTGAACTGAAAAATGTCATTGAGCGTATTGTTCTTCTTACCAATGATGAATGGATTGCACAGAAACATCTGCCTTTGGAAATCGGCAGGATTGGGCAGGCGGGATCAGAAGACTTCGCTGATGTTCCTGCTGAAACGGCGAAGGGAGATGAAAATAGCGGCAGTGATACGGGAAGTGAAGGTCGGTTTTCTCTGGATTACAAACTCGATGCAATCGAAAAAGGTTACCTTGTTAAAGCACTGGAGAAGCATGGCGGAAACCAGACAAAAGCGGCGGAAGAATTGGGCGTGAGCCGTTTTGCATTAAGGCGAAAAATGGAAAAGCATAACCTGCTTGAGAATTGA
- a CDS encoding cupin domain-containing protein, giving the protein MYIIDEKDLEYRHGDSGPKYLMRGPRMNFAVVQFPPGTDFKAHYHNIMEENFYVMEGVIDIVVDGKTHTLSRGQFIHVEPEESHYLINNSNEVALLIATLAPYQESDKVEIS; this is encoded by the coding sequence ATGTACATAATAGATGAAAAAGACTTGGAATATCGCCATGGAGACAGCGGCCCAAAATACCTGATGAGAGGCCCCAGAATGAACTTTGCAGTCGTCCAGTTTCCTCCAGGCACCGACTTCAAGGCACATTATCATAATATCATGGAAGAGAATTTCTACGTCATGGAAGGGGTGATCGATATTGTCGTAGACGGCAAAACCCACACGCTTTCCAGAGGGCAGTTTATACACGTAGAGCCTGAGGAAAGCCATTATCTGATCAACAATTCTAACGAGGTTGCACTTCTCATCGCCACACTGGCTCCTTATCAAGAGTCAGACAAGGTGGAAATCAGCTAA
- the lsrK gene encoding autoinducer-2 kinase: MAQYLMAIDAGTGSVRAVIFDTSGNQLSVSQREWDHKEDPRYPGSMDFNWIKNWELAICCVKEVLAKSGINPADIAGIATTSMREGIVLYDETGCEIWACANVDARAAAEVIQLKKLAMHLEEEVYEPSGQTFALGALPRILWVKNHLPEVYAKTKTITMFNDWLIAKLTGLMTSEPSNGCTTGIFDLKGRVWLPEIAAKCGLRDDIFPPVFESGTIAGKVSAECASVTGLAEGTPVVTGGGDAQLGCVGVGLVEANQGAVFGGSFWQYEFNTDEVIQDPNCRVRINCHAVPGLWQYEAIAFFPGLVMRWYRDAFCQAEKIQGEENGVDPYVIMNEEAAKIPAGCHGMLCTFSDVMNFINWKHAAPSFMNFALNADKFNKYTFYRALMENAALVTKGNMDMVYQITGKRPDQIVFANGASKSPLWCQILSDVLGIPVKVPKVKEATALGAAITAGIGVGIYKDLPEAAKSLVQWDSEYVPNMENHKTYSELYAVWRQVYYNSLELTNLDLTAPMWAAPGL; this comes from the coding sequence ATGGCTCAGTATTTAATGGCGATCGATGCAGGCACCGGCAGTGTCCGGGCAGTCATATTTGATACCAGCGGGAATCAGCTCAGCGTATCCCAAAGAGAGTGGGATCACAAAGAGGATCCAAGATATCCCGGATCCATGGACTTTAACTGGATCAAAAACTGGGAGCTGGCGATTTGCTGTGTGAAAGAAGTTCTCGCAAAAAGCGGGATCAACCCAGCGGACATTGCAGGAATTGCAACCACCAGCATGAGAGAAGGCATCGTCCTCTACGACGAAACCGGCTGTGAAATTTGGGCCTGTGCCAATGTAGACGCACGAGCTGCAGCGGAAGTGATTCAATTAAAAAAACTGGCGATGCACCTTGAAGAAGAAGTTTATGAGCCCTCAGGCCAGACGTTCGCCCTTGGTGCACTTCCAAGAATACTTTGGGTGAAGAATCACCTTCCGGAAGTTTATGCAAAGACAAAAACCATCACCATGTTCAACGATTGGCTTATCGCAAAGCTGACCGGGCTTATGACCTCCGAGCCTTCAAACGGGTGCACAACAGGCATCTTCGATCTGAAAGGCAGAGTTTGGCTCCCGGAGATCGCAGCCAAGTGCGGTTTGAGAGACGATATTTTTCCGCCAGTTTTCGAGAGCGGTACCATTGCAGGAAAGGTATCAGCAGAATGTGCCTCTGTCACAGGACTGGCAGAAGGAACGCCGGTGGTAACCGGCGGAGGCGATGCACAGCTGGGCTGCGTGGGTGTCGGCTTAGTGGAAGCAAACCAGGGCGCCGTATTCGGAGGCAGCTTCTGGCAATATGAATTCAACACTGATGAAGTGATACAAGACCCCAATTGCCGAGTCAGGATAAACTGCCACGCAGTTCCCGGACTATGGCAATATGAAGCCATCGCCTTCTTTCCAGGGCTGGTAATGCGCTGGTACCGAGACGCTTTCTGTCAGGCGGAAAAAATTCAAGGCGAAGAAAACGGCGTCGACCCTTATGTCATCATGAATGAAGAAGCAGCAAAAATCCCCGCTGGATGCCATGGCATGCTATGTACCTTTTCTGATGTGATGAATTTCATCAACTGGAAGCATGCAGCACCATCTTTTATGAACTTTGCTTTGAATGCTGATAAATTCAACAAGTACACCTTCTACCGCGCATTGATGGAGAATGCAGCCTTGGTGACAAAAGGCAATATGGATATGGTATATCAGATTACAGGAAAACGACCGGATCAAATCGTCTTTGCAAACGGTGCTTCCAAAAGTCCCTTATGGTGTCAGATTCTTTCTGACGTGCTGGGAATACCCGTAAAAGTACCCAAGGTGAAAGAAGCAACTGCTTTGGGCGCTGCCATTACAGCCGGCATCGGTGTGGGGATCTATAAAGATCTACCTGAAGCCGCAAAATCGCTGGTTCAGTGGGACAGCGAATATGTTCCCAACATGGAAAACCACAAAACCTACAGTGAGCTTTACGCCGTTTGGCGTCAAGTATATTATAACAGCCTGGAATTGACCAACCTGGACCTGACAGCACCGATGTGGGCAGCACCCGGCTTATAG
- a CDS encoding sugar-binding transcriptional regulator, with the protein MSIDYEHSLMIKVIWCYYIEDMTQQAIADRLGISRMRVIKLLDKGREKKMVQFNISAEAYQQAEITHKLEERYSLKEIVLVPSISNDINETVARAAAMYLGEHLSNGAFINVGFGDTMSRILRNLHLPDDSKISFVSLTGGVKHYAISSEGGISNATGYIVPAPFIASTPEMATAIKDEPSVKDVLNLSSLASYTIVGVGGVTEKATVVKEGNMTANDLLRLKAESAVGDILGYFIDKEGRVLDAVIHKHLISTPPNALAEFPNVIAVAGGVEKAEAIDAALKTGCINILITDEETAKAVLDI; encoded by the coding sequence ATGAGCATTGATTATGAACACTCTTTGATGATTAAGGTTATTTGGTGTTATTATATTGAAGATATGACACAGCAGGCCATTGCCGACCGGCTGGGGATCTCCCGTATGCGAGTCATAAAACTTTTGGATAAAGGTCGGGAAAAAAAGATGGTTCAATTTAATATCAGCGCGGAAGCTTATCAGCAGGCAGAAATAACGCACAAGTTAGAAGAGCGTTATTCATTGAAAGAAATTGTTCTGGTACCTTCCATTTCAAACGATATCAACGAAACCGTCGCCCGCGCAGCCGCAATGTATCTCGGCGAACATCTATCAAACGGAGCTTTTATCAACGTCGGTTTTGGAGATACCATGTCCCGCATTCTGCGCAACTTACATCTTCCAGACGATTCCAAGATCTCTTTTGTATCGCTCACCGGCGGTGTCAAGCATTATGCAATCTCCTCCGAGGGCGGCATTTCCAACGCTACCGGGTACATCGTTCCCGCACCGTTCATTGCATCAACACCCGAGATGGCCACAGCCATTAAAGATGAACCGTCCGTCAAGGATGTCCTGAACCTATCCAGCCTTGCAAGCTATACAATCGTAGGTGTCGGCGGCGTAACAGAGAAAGCAACCGTGGTAAAGGAAGGAAACATGACGGCCAATGACCTGCTCAGGCTTAAAGCGGAAAGCGCTGTTGGTGATATCCTTGGCTACTTTATCGATAAAGAAGGCCGTGTATTAGATGCAGTAATTCACAAGCATCTGATCAGCACACCACCGAATGCATTGGCAGAATTCCCCAACGTAATAGCGGTTGCGGGAGGCGTTGAAAAGGCAGAGGCCATCGACGCCGCCTTGAAAACCGGCTGTATCAACATCCTGATTACAGACGAAGAAACAGCAAAGGCTGTTTTGGATATATAG
- a CDS encoding sugar ABC transporter ATP-binding protein — MSSSNNDGVRIPAISIKGICKSFASNVVLRGVDLEVYEGDVVALIGGNGAGKSTLMKIIMGIHQPDGGEISIFGKRVNLSSPSAALANGIYLVPQEPMLFPNMTVEENIVLGFREKRSELHLRLTALVENLGWDLKLDRKADSLSIAEQQLVEILRGLLRDSKILILDEPTSALTFHEIESLFRIVADLQSNGISIFYITHRLTEVFDIANRVVILRDGQITMEGPVGQFDQEMLIQGLLPPNYQRAAKKEKLCKDFSCAEINPVFEVQNLCGYGFTDISFKVFPGEILGLAGVVGAGRTEFAVAVFGKDIIKSGSVLLDGEDITGRKSSVIIEKGLTYVPEDRHLNGIYSIIDVEANVTSGVLGHLNKYFIDKKKANALTDKYIENFRIKVTGRDQLVTSLSGGNQQKVVLAKALAAHPKIVILDEPTRGIDAGARGDVYRIIHELKEEGVAVLLISSDIEEIVELSDRVATMYQGRVNHTFQGDRITVDHLMAASFGVYQEEVTA, encoded by the coding sequence ATGAGTTCAAGCAACAACGACGGAGTCAGGATTCCTGCAATCAGCATAAAAGGAATCTGCAAATCATTTGCCTCTAACGTCGTGCTGCGGGGAGTGGACCTCGAGGTTTATGAGGGAGATGTCGTAGCGCTGATCGGAGGCAACGGGGCCGGAAAAAGTACCCTGATGAAAATTATCATGGGAATTCATCAGCCCGACGGAGGAGAAATTTCTATTTTCGGTAAAAGGGTAAACCTTTCATCTCCCTCCGCTGCACTGGCAAATGGTATTTATTTGGTACCACAGGAGCCGATGCTGTTTCCCAATATGACGGTTGAGGAGAACATCGTTCTGGGATTTCGTGAAAAGCGCAGTGAATTGCATCTGCGGCTGACGGCACTTGTAGAGAATCTTGGATGGGATCTTAAGCTGGACCGAAAAGCAGACAGCTTATCTATTGCAGAACAGCAATTGGTTGAGATTCTCAGAGGCTTGCTCAGAGATTCAAAGATTCTAATTTTGGATGAGCCCACCTCAGCATTGACCTTTCATGAAATTGAATCACTTTTTCGTATCGTGGCGGATCTGCAAAGCAATGGGATCAGCATATTTTACATAACTCATCGTCTGACAGAGGTCTTTGATATTGCCAATCGAGTGGTCATATTGAGGGATGGACAAATTACCATGGAAGGACCGGTAGGGCAATTTGATCAGGAAATGCTGATTCAGGGATTGCTTCCGCCAAATTATCAAAGGGCAGCAAAAAAGGAAAAGCTTTGCAAGGATTTTAGTTGTGCAGAGATAAATCCTGTGTTCGAGGTACAAAATTTATGCGGATACGGCTTTACAGATATCAGTTTTAAGGTTTTTCCCGGTGAAATACTGGGATTAGCAGGGGTTGTCGGTGCAGGGAGAACGGAATTTGCCGTAGCAGTTTTTGGCAAGGATATCATCAAAAGTGGGTCTGTTCTTTTGGATGGAGAGGACATCACAGGAAGAAAGAGCAGTGTGATCATTGAGAAAGGACTGACATACGTCCCTGAGGACAGGCATCTGAACGGGATTTATTCGATCATCGATGTAGAAGCAAATGTTACTTCCGGCGTACTTGGACATCTGAACAAATATTTCATTGATAAAAAGAAGGCAAATGCCTTGACCGATAAGTATATCGAAAATTTCAGGATTAAGGTAACGGGGCGAGACCAGCTGGTTACTTCCCTATCGGGAGGCAATCAGCAGAAAGTGGTTTTGGCCAAAGCGCTTGCGGCTCATCCGAAGATTGTCATTTTGGATGAACCTACAAGAGGAATTGACGCAGGTGCAAGAGGAGATGTGTACCGAATCATCCATGAATTGAAAGAAGAAGGGGTAGCAGTCCTGCTGATCTCTTCTGATATCGAGGAAATCGTAGAACTTTCGGATCGAGTGGCGACGATGTATCAGGGCCGAGTCAATCATACCTTTCAGGGTGATCGTATTACGGTGGATCATTTAATGGCGGCCTCCTTCGGGGTATATCAAGAGGAGGTGACGGCATGA
- a CDS encoding ABC transporter permease: MNKLIQAMTETRELFTVAFLVVLFLGTGLVNSSFLSPDNILLCLNGSVIYILLAIGVSFVIIAGDIDVSVGATLGLTAAVCASMIRDGSSLLAASVSALTIGAAIGLVNGLGVTKLRIPAIIMTLGVNGVVRGSIYVYTQGKWVENLPAVFKSYGQITLAGFVNLFLLFTVLLVTGIHLYLNKANKGKYFAAIGDNVGGATLIGIPVDRTRIIAFVLCGIFAAVAGIVFASKIGFVTPTAGSGYEMKAIAACVLGGVSLTGGVGSVVGAMLGAVIMSSISRILVFLQFSSNWDNTITGILLIIIVVADALIQKFFKEKARRERLAARNLKIESTFEETGGER, from the coding sequence ATGAACAAGCTGATTCAGGCAATGACAGAGACAAGAGAACTTTTTACAGTAGCTTTTCTAGTAGTGCTATTTCTGGGAACAGGGCTTGTAAACTCCAGTTTTCTATCACCGGACAATATTCTGCTTTGCTTAAATGGAAGTGTTATTTATATCCTTTTGGCCATCGGGGTCTCCTTCGTGATCATTGCAGGGGATATTGATGTATCTGTAGGGGCAACTTTAGGTCTGACTGCTGCGGTCTGCGCAAGTATGATTCGTGACGGAAGCTCCCTTTTGGCAGCGTCCGTTTCAGCACTCACCATCGGAGCCGCCATCGGGCTTGTAAACGGGCTTGGGGTTACAAAGCTGCGTATCCCTGCAATTATCATGACGCTTGGTGTTAACGGAGTCGTTAGAGGTTCTATTTACGTATATACACAAGGGAAATGGGTGGAAAACCTACCTGCAGTATTTAAAAGCTATGGTCAGATTACGCTGGCGGGTTTTGTAAATTTATTTCTTCTATTTACAGTACTGCTCGTTACGGGAATCCATCTTTATCTGAACAAGGCAAATAAGGGAAAGTATTTTGCTGCGATAGGAGATAATGTTGGGGGTGCTACACTAATCGGTATTCCTGTTGATAGGACCAGAATCATAGCATTTGTTTTATGCGGGATTTTTGCAGCGGTCGCAGGTATTGTCTTTGCCAGCAAAATCGGATTTGTCACACCTACTGCCGGAAGCGGATATGAGATGAAAGCTATTGCAGCATGTGTTCTTGGCGGAGTCAGCTTAACGGGCGGCGTGGGTTCTGTTGTGGGAGCCATGCTCGGTGCAGTTATTATGTCCTCCATCAGCAGAATTTTGGTTTTCCTTCAGTTTTCATCCAATTGGGATAATACCATAACCGGGATTCTTCTGATCATCATTGTTGTTGCGGATGCTTTGATTCAAAAATTCTTCAAGGAGAAGGCGAGGCGGGAACGTCTGGCTGCCAGGAATTTAAAAATAGAGTCGACTTTCGAGGAAACAGGAGGTGAACGCTGA
- a CDS encoding ABC transporter permease has product MNVFAHINWKKLLLRWEMALILILILEIIIFGSINQRFLKVPVLLGSINDYISICIIALFGTIVMITGGIDISGGAIVGLTSMILGLLWQDAGLNIWTAVILCLVTGILCGALNGFLVSYVGVQAMVVTLAGLFLYSGLAVVLSTLSVSSAYEGIGGFPEEFIQIAGGRLFGVIPNPFIIFLILVIIAYVLLHKSRYGRYVFLVGVNPNAASFSGINHKLVAMFTYVLSGLSASIAGVVLTSYLGSCRADLGNGLTMPIVTAVVLGGTAITGGRGSILGTALAAIVIGLLRFGLQMSGVSTQYLDIPVGLLLIVAVAARGVSTYTKRRPSLRTKEKKAA; this is encoded by the coding sequence ATGAACGTGTTTGCGCATATCAATTGGAAAAAGCTGCTGCTGCGGTGGGAAATGGCTTTAATCCTGATCTTGATTTTGGAAATCATCATCTTTGGATCGATTAATCAACGCTTTCTGAAGGTGCCTGTTCTGCTTGGCAGCATCAATGACTATATCAGTATTTGTATCATTGCATTGTTTGGAACCATTGTGATGATCACTGGCGGAATTGATATTTCCGGTGGAGCCATTGTTGGCCTTACCTCCATGATTCTAGGGCTTCTCTGGCAGGATGCGGGACTGAATATCTGGACAGCAGTGATTCTTTGTCTGGTCACCGGAATCCTATGCGGTGCGTTGAACGGCTTTCTCGTGTCCTATGTTGGCGTTCAAGCTATGGTTGTAACCCTTGCAGGCCTGTTCTTGTACTCCGGCCTTGCGGTGGTGCTTTCTACCCTGTCAGTGTCAAGTGCTTATGAAGGAATCGGAGGCTTTCCTGAGGAATTCATTCAGATTGCTGGGGGAAGACTCTTCGGTGTGATTCCGAATCCCTTTATTATCTTTTTAATCCTGGTGATCATAGCTTATGTGCTTTTACATAAGAGCCGTTACGGCAGATACGTGTTTCTGGTTGGAGTAAATCCAAATGCTGCAAGCTTTTCCGGCATCAATCACAAACTGGTCGCAATGTTTACCTATGTCTTATCTGGTCTGTCTGCATCCATTGCCGGTGTGGTTTTAACCAGTTATCTCGGTTCCTGCCGTGCTGATCTGGGCAATGGTCTGACCATGCCGATCGTAACAGCGGTGGTTCTTGGCGGTACTGCTATTACAGGTGGACGGGGCAGCATTCTAGGAACTGCATTGGCTGCCATTGTAATCGGTTTGCTGCGCTTCGGACTGCAGATGTCCGGCGTTAGCACACAATATCTCGACATTCCGGTTGGACTTCTTTTAATCGTTGCTGTGGCGGCGCGTGGGGTTAGCACCTACACGAAACGCCGTCCGTCTCTTAGGACTAAGGAAAAGAAAGCTGCATAA
- a CDS encoding substrate-binding domain-containing protein — protein MRRFLLVLLALVMVVSMFGCGGGAQAPSGESGGDASDASDISVAFIPKLTGNSFFESANLGAQDIAAQVGFECVFTGNPEASVANQVQVINSAVQQGFSALAISSVTPDGLNNALKAAKDAGVKIVCWDSDVQNDMRSLHVAQGTPEQLGEMLVEMVAMQLPEDKKDSAKYVWHYSSATVTDQNSWQVAGENYIKATYPGWVNLAPDNYYSDQDAEKAVSVGESILKSHPDIDAIICNDSTALPGQAQAAENLGLSGKVIVTGFCTPNGMRDFVKNGTVPVFGLWDCKVQGAMGAYLAYWLAAGNTFKVGDKIDIPSIGQVEVLPNTVLDPKAYTADDSGVVLLPERTIFTKDNIDDYNF, from the coding sequence ATGCGAAGATTTTTATTGGTACTTCTTGCTCTCGTGATGGTCGTTTCCATGTTTGGATGCGGAGGAGGAGCACAGGCACCTAGTGGTGAGAGCGGAGGAGATGCTTCCGACGCCTCTGATATCTCGGTTGCCTTTATCCCCAAACTCACCGGAAACTCATTCTTTGAATCGGCAAATCTTGGAGCGCAGGATATTGCTGCTCAAGTGGGCTTTGAATGTGTTTTTACCGGAAATCCCGAAGCGTCTGTTGCAAACCAGGTTCAGGTCATCAACTCCGCAGTTCAGCAGGGCTTCAGCGCGCTGGCCATATCCTCCGTTACTCCGGATGGATTAAACAACGCTCTTAAGGCAGCCAAGGATGCAGGCGTTAAAATTGTTTGCTGGGATTCGGATGTGCAGAATGATATGCGCTCTCTCCATGTGGCGCAGGGAACCCCGGAGCAGCTTGGAGAAATGCTCGTTGAAATGGTAGCAATGCAGCTTCCCGAAGACAAGAAGGACAGCGCAAAATATGTCTGGCATTATTCCTCCGCTACGGTAACGGATCAAAATTCATGGCAGGTCGCCGGTGAAAATTACATAAAGGCAACCTATCCGGGATGGGTAAATCTGGCACCGGATAACTATTACAGCGATCAGGATGCTGAGAAAGCGGTATCGGTAGGAGAATCCATCTTAAAATCTCATCCTGATATCGATGCGATCATCTGCAACGATTCCACGGCTCTTCCCGGGCAGGCTCAAGCCGCAGAGAATTTGGGATTGTCTGGAAAGGTCATCGTAACCGGATTCTGCACGCCGAACGGAATGAGAGATTTCGTAAAGAACGGTACTGTTCCTGTCTTTGGACTTTGGGATTGCAAAGTACAGGGAGCAATGGGTGCGTACCTGGCTTACTGGCTCGCCGCAGGGAATACCTTTAAAGTAGGCGATAAGATTGATATTCCGAGCATCGGACAGGTTGAAGTTCTTCCAAACACCGTTCTGGATCCAAAGGCTTACACTGCAGATGACTCTGGGGTTGTACTGCTTCCGGAAAGAACCATATTCACAAAAGACAATATCGACGATTATAATTTCTAA
- the lsrF gene encoding 3-hydroxy-5-phosphonooxypentane-2,4-dione thiolase — MADKDGNKVAKDYKTDVEFGRKGGFHVKGMEDVDWGMKSRLSKIFQPESGNTVMLAFDHGYFMGSTAGLERLDLAMPPLIPHVDVLMATRGALRSCISPHYNKGIALRCSAGSSMMDDDLSHEVIAVDIEDAIRMNASCMAIQTFIGAPGEKSSIENLCKTIDAGNRYGIPTLGVVAVGKDMERTPAFFKLATRMLAEFGAQIIKTYYCDDFEEITAACPVPIVVAGGKKVTEKEALTMAYLSMQGGARGLDMGRNIFQSDCPVGMAKAIGAIVHNNADVNDAYDIYREEKGE; from the coding sequence ATGGCAGATAAAGACGGCAATAAAGTTGCGAAAGATTATAAGACTGATGTGGAGTTTGGCAGAAAAGGGGGCTTCCATGTGAAAGGAATGGAGGATGTGGATTGGGGAATGAAATCCCGCTTGTCAAAGATCTTTCAGCCTGAAAGCGGAAATACTGTGATGCTTGCCTTTGACCACGGATACTTTATGGGTTCTACTGCAGGCCTGGAACGGCTGGACTTGGCCATGCCGCCGCTGATTCCCCATGTGGATGTGCTCATGGCCACAAGAGGTGCACTTAGAAGCTGTATCTCCCCGCATTATAACAAGGGAATCGCCCTTCGGTGCAGCGCGGGGTCTTCTATGATGGACGACGATCTTTCCCATGAGGTGATAGCGGTTGACATTGAGGATGCGATCCGTATGAATGCATCCTGCATGGCAATTCAAACCTTTATTGGTGCGCCAGGTGAGAAATCCAGCATAGAGAATCTCTGCAAGACCATTGATGCGGGAAACCGCTATGGCATACCAACGCTTGGCGTTGTAGCAGTAGGAAAGGATATGGAGCGTACACCGGCATTTTTCAAGCTTGCCACCAGAATGCTGGCAGAGTTCGGAGCGCAGATCATAAAGACGTATTACTGTGATGACTTTGAAGAGATCACAGCAGCCTGCCCAGTTCCTATTGTTGTTGCAGGAGGAAAAAAGGTGACGGAAAAGGAAGCGCTGACCATGGCTTACCTCAGCATGCAGGGAGGTGCCAGAGGTCTTGACATGGGAAGAAACATCTTCCAAAGCGATTGTCCTGTGGGAATGGCAAAGGCTATCGGCGCAATTGTGCACAACAATGCGGATGTCAATGACGCATATGATATTTACAGAGAAGAAAAGGGCGAATAA
- a CDS encoding TMEM165/GDT1 family protein yields MYTSLIAYLFAGGAVVLAEMGDKTQLLAMAFATKYKASKVLIGVLIATTLNHALAVAVGNYITRFDSAQIWIQGLASLSFVFFGLWTIRGDKLDGEENKISKYGPIVTVSIAFFIAEMGDKTQLATIALAAKFPLEPVWVLLGTLTGMMIADAIGIIIGVVMCKRIPERTVKLVSAGAFIVFGFIGSYQVLKEQMMLDTRGIIVCLMLLLVVTAGSAYYLIRKDHNKAERERPAGAYCELKRVSADQPEKLR; encoded by the coding sequence ATGTACACGAGTTTAATTGCTTATTTATTTGCTGGAGGCGCGGTAGTGCTGGCTGAAATGGGGGACAAGACCCAATTGCTTGCAATGGCATTTGCCACCAAATATAAGGCTTCCAAAGTTTTAATCGGTGTTTTGATCGCGACGACACTGAATCATGCATTGGCAGTTGCTGTAGGAAACTACATTACCCGGTTTGACTCCGCTCAGATTTGGATTCAAGGACTTGCCTCACTGTCCTTCGTATTCTTTGGACTTTGGACAATCAGAGGAGACAAGCTTGACGGTGAGGAGAATAAAATCTCAAAGTACGGACCCATTGTGACAGTCTCAATTGCATTCTTCATTGCTGAAATGGGAGATAAAACGCAGCTCGCAACCATTGCTCTTGCGGCAAAATTTCCTTTAGAGCCCGTCTGGGTGCTGCTTGGAACCCTTACCGGTATGATGATTGCAGATGCCATTGGAATTATCATTGGTGTAGTAATGTGCAAGAGGATTCCCGAGCGTACCGTTAAACTTGTCTCTGCCGGAGCTTTCATTGTCTTTGGTTTCATTGGCAGTTATCAGGTTTTAAAAGAGCAGATGATGTTGGATACAAGAGGAATCATTGTCTGTCTTATGCTTCTGCTGGTTGTAACCGCCGGATCTGCGTATTATCTGATCAGAAAGGATCATAATAAGGCAGAACGGGAGCGGCCGGCCGGAGCGTACTGCGAATTGAAAAGGGTATCTGCGGATCAGCCGGAAAAACTGAGATAA